One Cynocephalus volans isolate mCynVol1 chromosome 7, mCynVol1.pri, whole genome shotgun sequence genomic region harbors:
- the C7H10orf95 gene encoding uncharacterized protein C10orf95 homolog produces the protein MYAYSCLPPGEGVWPPPQPLTYTYLPAPLLLPPIQAHNFCSRPGSLGAGDWTAPREYHRFYGPAAPLPAAPPWWAFPPAYAAALCPPFPAAGVSGPPQASAAAGAAESWTPWPEGSSLQAELRWGRVERARGPRLPLPAFVRRELRRAYGTFPRTDVRVTHRRGEFLLEAAPRVPEPEYRVERRVRRRPASGHGGDSSPAPGAAERGRPYQKNGVS, from the coding sequence ATGTACGCCTACAGCTGCCTGCCGCCCGGGGAGGGCGTCTGGCCTCCGCCGCAGCCGCTCACCTACACCTACCTGCCCGCCCCTCTGCTGCTGCCCCCCATCCAGGCCCACAACTTCTGCAGCCGGCCGGGGAGCCTGGGCGCGGGCGACTGGACGGCTCCGCGAGAATACCACCGCTTCTACGGCCCGGCCGCGCCCCTGCCGGCCGCGCCGCCCTGGTGGGCCTTCCCGCCAGCCTACGCCGCGGCCCTGTGCCCGCCGTTCCCCGCCGCCGGTGTCTCGGGGCCGCCGCAGGCGTccgcggcggcgggggcggccgAGAGCTGGACGCCGTGGCCGGAGGGAAGCAGCCTGCAGGCGGAGCTGCGCTGGGGGCGCGTGGAGCGCGCGCGAGGCCCGCGCCTTCCGCTGCCCGCCTTCGTGCGCCGGGAGCTGCGGCGCGCGTACGGCACGTTCCCGCGCACCGACGTGCGCGTCACCCACCGGCGAGGCGAGTTCCTGCTGGAGGCGGCGCCGCGCGTGCCCGAGCCCGAGTACCGCGTGGAGAGGCGCGTGCGGCGCCGCCCCGCCAGCGGCCACGGCGGCGACAGCAGCCCCGCCCCGGGAGCCGCGGAGCGCGGCCGTCCCTACCAGAAGAACGGCGTGAGCTGA